One genomic window of Paraburkholderia phytofirmans PsJN includes the following:
- a CDS encoding ABC transporter substrate-binding protein: MNTVISSMRRRGLMRTAAIALACGLSFVGAAAGAQARSLTMALASEPQSLDPLFSRTQNNMQTAENMFERLIEQDDNLQVRPGLAVSWRAVDPLTWEFHLRPHVRFSDGSTMTADDVAYSLRRARSVPNSPAPYSGAVANIERIEVVDPLTLRIVTKTPSPAFVEQIGLVYIVSQHASAGHASNDYRLPAVAVGTGPYRLVRWIPGDRLELVRNDYYWGKRPIFDTCTIRFVSNDAARLSALLSGSVDLIDNVPPVTIGRLRRERNVTLYSGPSARLIYLALDSSRDASPFVTAADGSAIARNPLRDVRVREAISKMIDRNAITQHLLNGAGLPAAQIVPPGMGGYDPQLQPDRYDPVGAQRLLVAAGYPNGFRLTIHSSNDRFASDGDLGQALGQMLARGGIAVSDVVTQPYNVYAGAAARRSYSAFVFSFGNTTSDSAIALTNVLESYSRESGTGAFNRTRYSNPTLDRLLREAAATFDPARRDQLLQQAAHAGFSDYGIVPLYFPVDYWAARNGVIFHPNKSERTSLLFIETQP; the protein is encoded by the coding sequence ATGAACACGGTGATTTCATCCATGCGCCGACGCGGCCTCATGCGCACGGCGGCAATCGCGCTCGCGTGCGGACTGAGCTTTGTCGGCGCGGCCGCCGGCGCGCAGGCGCGCTCGCTGACAATGGCGCTCGCGTCCGAGCCGCAATCACTCGATCCGCTGTTCTCGCGCACGCAGAACAATATGCAAACCGCCGAGAACATGTTCGAGCGGCTGATCGAACAGGACGACAATCTGCAGGTCCGGCCCGGCCTCGCGGTGTCGTGGCGCGCGGTCGATCCGCTCACGTGGGAATTCCATCTGCGCCCGCACGTGCGCTTCTCGGACGGCTCGACCATGACCGCCGACGACGTCGCGTATTCACTACGCCGTGCGCGCTCCGTGCCGAACAGCCCCGCGCCGTATTCGGGCGCGGTCGCGAATATCGAGCGCATCGAGGTCGTCGATCCGCTGACGCTGCGCATTGTGACGAAGACGCCTTCACCCGCGTTCGTCGAGCAGATCGGGCTCGTGTATATCGTGTCGCAGCACGCGAGCGCGGGTCACGCGAGCAACGACTACCGCCTGCCCGCTGTCGCGGTCGGCACCGGTCCGTATCGTCTCGTACGCTGGATTCCGGGCGACCGTCTCGAGCTCGTGCGCAACGACTACTACTGGGGCAAGCGGCCCATTTTCGACACCTGCACTATCCGCTTCGTATCGAACGACGCCGCGAGACTGTCGGCTTTGCTGTCGGGCTCCGTCGATCTGATCGACAACGTACCGCCGGTCACGATCGGCCGCCTGCGCCGCGAACGAAACGTGACGCTCTATTCCGGTCCGTCCGCACGGCTCATCTATCTCGCACTGGATTCGTCGCGCGACGCTTCTCCGTTTGTCACCGCCGCCGACGGTTCGGCGATCGCGCGCAATCCGTTGCGCGACGTGCGAGTGCGCGAAGCCATCTCGAAGATGATCGACCGCAATGCGATCACGCAGCATCTGCTGAACGGTGCCGGACTGCCGGCCGCGCAAATCGTGCCGCCCGGCATGGGCGGTTATGACCCGCAGCTGCAGCCGGACCGGTACGACCCGGTCGGCGCGCAGCGCCTGCTGGTTGCGGCCGGCTATCCGAACGGCTTCCGGCTGACGATCCATTCGTCGAACGATCGCTTCGCGAGCGACGGCGATCTCGGCCAGGCGCTTGGCCAGATGCTCGCGCGTGGCGGCATCGCCGTTAGCGATGTCGTCACGCAACCGTACAACGTGTATGCAGGCGCTGCCGCGCGGCGCAGCTACAGTGCGTTCGTCTTCAGTTTCGGCAATACGACGAGCGATTCCGCGATTGCGCTCACCAACGTGCTCGAAAGCTATTCACGTGAGAGCGGCACGGGCGCCTTCAACCGCACTCGCTATTCGAACCCGACGCTCGACCGGCTGCTGCGCGAAGCCGCGGCGACCTTCGATCCGGCGCGGCGCGACCAGTTGCTGCAACAGGCCGCGCACGCGGGTTTCAGCGACTACGGCATCGTGCCGCTCTATTTCCCGGTGGACTACTGGGCGGCACGCAACGGCGTGATTTTCCATCCGAACAAATCTGAACGCACCTCGCTGCTTTTCATCGAGACCCAACCATGA
- a CDS encoding CocE/NonD family hydrolase codes for MTDVFSRSEALPADSTLNPFCDVMVPMRDGVRLATDVYFPAGYRAGIDAPLPTILERTPYGKSDISRSEIHHGEPPANRADVARYFAARGYAVVLQDCRGRYNSEGTFTKYIAEGPDGFDTIEWITQQRWSNGKVGTMGLSYAAHTQLAAACLNPPGLACMVLDSGGFANGYRCGIRQGGAFELKQATWAFNRAKNSTTAAENPLVAAALNASDLRQWFARMPWRPGHSPLATVPEYERYLFEQWTHDVFDEYWKQPGIYAEGYYDTMTRVPTVLMSSWYDAYVRSTLDNFAALSGTPGAPAYLIMGPWLHGDRNVSYSGDVEFGPDAVIEGQIAKDWLAFRADWFDRWLQPNGASNGAGDAIARIFVMGGGSGARNPQGRMEHGGRWVKSAQWPLPGTRLTPFYLAGDGSLSASNDTLQAAPAATSYSFDPSNPVPTIGGALTSGAPVFEGGAFDQREDARFFGTRHMGMPLSARSDVLVFQTDPLEEDVAVIGPIVVKLWISSDAPDTDFTAKLIDVYPPNADYPHGYAMNLTDGIFRCRFHESWTEPRALEEGRVYAIEIEPFATANLFRRGHRIRLDISSSNFPHFDVNPNSGEAPALARTPRVAVNRVHFGAGQASHVVLPLVPVASLEAMQASPADSRKTG; via the coding sequence ATGACCGACGTTTTTTCCCGCAGCGAGGCGCTTCCCGCTGATTCGACGCTCAACCCGTTTTGCGACGTCATGGTGCCGATGCGCGACGGCGTGCGGCTCGCCACCGACGTGTACTTCCCCGCCGGTTACCGCGCGGGCATCGACGCGCCGCTGCCCACGATTCTCGAACGCACGCCGTACGGCAAATCCGATATCTCGCGTTCGGAGATCCATCACGGCGAGCCGCCCGCGAATCGCGCCGACGTGGCCCGCTATTTCGCGGCGCGCGGCTATGCCGTGGTGCTGCAGGACTGCCGGGGGCGCTACAACTCCGAGGGCACGTTCACCAAATACATCGCCGAAGGGCCGGACGGTTTCGACACGATCGAATGGATCACGCAACAACGCTGGTCGAACGGCAAGGTCGGCACGATGGGGCTCTCGTACGCAGCTCACACGCAGCTTGCCGCCGCCTGCCTGAATCCGCCGGGACTCGCGTGCATGGTGCTGGACTCCGGCGGTTTCGCCAACGGCTATCGCTGCGGCATTCGCCAGGGCGGCGCTTTCGAACTGAAGCAGGCGACGTGGGCCTTCAACCGTGCAAAGAACAGCACCACGGCCGCCGAGAATCCGCTGGTTGCGGCGGCGCTGAATGCGAGCGATCTGCGTCAATGGTTTGCGCGGATGCCGTGGCGGCCAGGTCACTCGCCGCTGGCGACGGTGCCGGAATACGAGCGCTATCTGTTCGAGCAATGGACGCACGACGTGTTCGACGAATACTGGAAACAGCCAGGCATCTATGCTGAAGGCTATTACGACACCATGACGCGCGTGCCGACGGTGCTGATGTCGAGCTGGTACGACGCCTATGTGCGCAGCACGCTCGATAATTTCGCCGCGTTATCCGGCACGCCCGGCGCTCCGGCGTATCTGATCATGGGTCCGTGGCTGCACGGCGACCGCAACGTGTCGTACAGCGGCGACGTTGAATTCGGACCCGACGCGGTGATCGAAGGCCAGATTGCGAAAGACTGGCTGGCGTTCCGCGCCGACTGGTTCGACCGCTGGCTGCAACCGAACGGCGCGTCGAACGGGGCAGGCGATGCCATTGCACGTATCTTCGTGATGGGCGGCGGCAGTGGAGCGCGTAATCCGCAGGGCCGCATGGAGCACGGCGGACGCTGGGTCAAGTCAGCGCAATGGCCGTTGCCCGGCACGCGCCTCACGCCGTTTTATCTTGCCGGGGACGGCTCGCTTTCGGCATCGAATGACACTTTGCAGGCGGCGCCCGCGGCGACCTCGTATTCGTTCGATCCGTCCAATCCGGTGCCGACGATCGGCGGCGCGCTGACCTCGGGTGCGCCGGTTTTCGAAGGCGGCGCGTTCGACCAGCGCGAGGACGCGCGCTTTTTCGGCACGCGGCACATGGGTATGCCGCTCTCGGCACGCTCCGATGTTCTCGTGTTTCAGACAGACCCGCTCGAAGAAGACGTCGCCGTGATTGGGCCGATTGTCGTGAAGCTGTGGATTTCGTCCGATGCGCCCGACACCGACTTCACCGCGAAGCTGATCGACGTCTATCCGCCAAATGCGGATTACCCGCACGGCTACGCGATGAACCTGACCGATGGCATTTTCCGCTGCCGCTTTCACGAATCGTGGACCGAGCCGCGTGCCCTCGAAGAAGGCCGCGTCTACGCGATTGAAATCGAACCGTTCGCCACGGCCAATCTGTTCAGACGCGGCCACCGCATCCGCCTCGATATATCGAGCAGCAATTTCCCGCACTTCGACGTCAACCCGAATAGCGGCGAGGCGCCCGCGCTGGCGCGCACACCACGCGTCGCGGTGAACCGTGTGCATTTCGGCGCGGGTCAAGCGTCGCACGTCGTACTGCCGCTCGTCCCTGTGGCTTCGCTCGAAGCCATGCAGGCGAGCCCGGCGGATAGCCGCAAAACCGGCTAG
- a CDS encoding porin, producing the protein MRKQTLPATLLAISGIGGIGLSAGAAHAQSSVTLYGIADGGFTYTSNQGGKSNYQATAGSEQGSRWGLLGSEDLGGGNRAVFRLENGFNLMNGTASANGRIFGRQAWVGLSSDRYGTLTFGRQYNASQDSLEPLQLAADTVQYGTHPFDVDDINNTFRTDNSIKYVTPTFYGLQINTLYALSGNAGNFATNRSYSVGASYANGPWHLGAAYVMLDHPATDTTGAIPSDNYFTFLKGISKQRIYGAGGLYDMGNASVGLMYTNTRFELTPASQYQTYQNAEASLRYRISPAVHAAIGETYTNVSTNGKVDSWHYWQTTAGVQYFLSKSTDVYIDLLYQRATNAVAQIEGASGPSSSGTQFIAVTGIRHKF; encoded by the coding sequence ATGCGCAAACAGACACTACCGGCGACGCTGCTCGCTATTAGCGGCATCGGCGGCATCGGCCTGTCGGCCGGCGCGGCACACGCACAGTCGAGCGTGACGCTGTATGGCATCGCCGACGGTGGTTTCACCTACACCAGCAATCAGGGCGGCAAGTCGAACTATCAGGCGACGGCCGGCAGCGAACAGGGTTCGCGCTGGGGCCTGCTCGGCAGCGAAGATCTTGGCGGCGGCAACCGCGCAGTATTCCGGCTCGAAAATGGCTTCAATCTGATGAACGGCACGGCCAGCGCGAATGGACGCATCTTCGGGCGACAAGCGTGGGTCGGTTTGTCGAGCGATCGCTACGGCACGTTGACGTTCGGCCGTCAGTACAACGCGTCGCAGGATTCGCTGGAACCGCTGCAACTCGCCGCTGACACCGTTCAGTACGGCACGCATCCATTCGACGTCGACGATATCAACAACACGTTTCGCACCGACAACTCGATCAAATACGTGACGCCGACCTTCTACGGTCTGCAGATCAACACCCTGTACGCGCTGTCGGGAAATGCCGGCAATTTCGCGACGAACCGCTCGTACAGCGTCGGCGCGAGCTACGCGAATGGCCCATGGCACCTCGGCGCGGCCTATGTGATGCTCGATCATCCCGCCACCGACACCACCGGCGCGATTCCCTCCGACAACTACTTCACTTTCCTGAAGGGCATCAGCAAGCAGCGCATTTACGGCGCGGGCGGACTGTACGACATGGGCAACGCAAGCGTCGGCTTGATGTACACCAACACGCGCTTCGAGCTGACACCCGCGAGCCAGTACCAGACCTACCAGAATGCCGAGGCGAGCCTGCGCTATCGCATTTCGCCGGCCGTGCATGCGGCGATCGGCGAGACCTATACGAATGTATCGACGAACGGAAAGGTGGACTCGTGGCACTACTGGCAGACGACCGCAGGGGTTCAGTACTTCCTGTCGAAATCGACCGATGTCTATATCGACTTGCTGTACCAGCGCGCCACGAACGCGGTCGCGCAGATCGAGGGAGCATCCGGCCCGTCTAGCAGCGGCACGCAGTTCATCGCCGTCACGGGCATCCGGCATAAGTTCTGA
- the ddpX gene encoding D-alanyl-D-alanine dipeptidase, which produces MTEPRLIEITRAGHGVDIDLVYATERNLTGKPIYKEAHCLLLEPAEAALRKAVTIAREAGLTLRIFDAYRPPQAQQVLWDFLPDPTYVAELGRGSNHSRGTAIDLTLLDANGNELDMGTGFDAMTIESEHFHPGLPEHVQRNRLLLLGIMHAAGFAHIKNEWWHYELPGSRALPVIDNSESGPLRLM; this is translated from the coding sequence ATGACAGAACCGCGACTTATCGAAATCACGCGCGCCGGGCACGGCGTGGACATCGACCTCGTCTATGCCACCGAGCGCAACCTGACCGGCAAGCCCATCTACAAGGAGGCCCACTGCCTGCTGCTCGAACCAGCCGAAGCCGCTTTGCGCAAGGCAGTCACGATTGCCCGCGAGGCCGGCCTGACGCTGCGGATTTTCGACGCCTACCGTCCACCGCAGGCGCAGCAGGTGCTGTGGGATTTTCTGCCGGACCCCACCTACGTCGCCGAGCTTGGCCGCGGTTCGAACCATAGCCGCGGCACGGCGATCGACCTGACGCTGCTGGATGCCAATGGCAACGAACTGGACATGGGCACGGGCTTCGACGCCATGACGATCGAATCCGAGCACTTCCATCCGGGCCTGCCCGAGCACGTGCAGCGCAATCGCCTGTTACTGCTCGGCATCATGCACGCCGCGGGCTTCGCGCACATCAAGAACGAATGGTGGCATTACGAGCTGCCCGGCTCCCGTGCGCTGCCCGTGATCGACAACAGTGAAAGCGGCCCCTTGCGTCTCATGTAG
- a CDS encoding ABC transporter substrate-binding protein: MKLVLRNALAAAAIASALALSFTAASPAAAATPKDMFVMATFLDEFTTLDPGEVYELVPEEYVANTYDRLVRVDLKDPSKFNGDVAQSWTVSPDGLTFTFKIRPGLKFHSGNPLTADDVAWSIQRTVLLDKGAAAVLQGIGLTRDNALSNVKKIDDTTVSVTTDQKYAPTFVLNVLGAWPASVVDKQLLLSHQKGNDFGNDWLRTNEAGSGAYKLVKWTANDSIVLQRFDGYRLPLAMKRIVLRHVPEASSQRLLLENGDVDVARNLSPDDLAALTKSGKARVSAVPQATLLYLGLNVKNPNLAKPEVQEAMKWLIDYNGIQSNVAKTTYKVHETFLPEGFLGVLNSNPYQQNVAKAKALLAKAGLPNGFSVTMDVRNGYPYGEIAEAVQANLAQAGIKVQIIPGDNKQTLAKYRSRSHDIYIGEWSADYIDPHSNAQGFTWNPDNSDKSAYKMLAWRNSWNIPDLTKETNAALAESSTTKRAELYQTMQKQVLANSPFVIMFQQVSQVAARPGVTGLEVGPINDLVSYRDLKKQ, translated from the coding sequence ATGAAACTGGTATTGCGCAATGCATTGGCAGCGGCAGCAATCGCCTCCGCCTTGGCCCTGTCGTTCACGGCGGCGAGCCCCGCCGCGGCGGCAACGCCGAAAGACATGTTCGTCATGGCAACGTTCCTCGACGAATTCACCACGCTCGATCCCGGCGAAGTCTACGAGCTGGTGCCGGAAGAATATGTGGCCAATACCTATGACCGGCTGGTGCGAGTCGATCTGAAAGACCCGTCGAAGTTCAACGGCGATGTCGCGCAATCATGGACCGTCAGCCCCGACGGTCTGACCTTCACGTTCAAGATTCGCCCGGGTCTCAAGTTCCACTCGGGCAATCCGTTGACCGCCGACGACGTCGCCTGGTCGATCCAGCGCACGGTCCTGCTCGACAAAGGCGCGGCCGCCGTGCTGCAAGGCATCGGCCTGACCAGGGACAACGCGCTCAGCAACGTGAAAAAGATCGACGACACAACCGTCAGTGTGACGACCGACCAGAAATATGCCCCGACGTTTGTCCTGAACGTGCTCGGCGCGTGGCCTGCTTCGGTGGTGGACAAGCAGTTGCTGCTCTCGCACCAGAAAGGCAACGACTTCGGCAACGACTGGCTGCGCACGAACGAGGCGGGCTCCGGCGCCTACAAGCTCGTCAAGTGGACGGCCAACGACAGCATCGTGTTGCAGCGCTTCGACGGTTATCGCTTACCGCTCGCGATGAAGCGCATTGTGTTGCGTCACGTGCCGGAAGCATCGAGCCAGCGCCTGCTGCTCGAGAACGGCGACGTCGATGTGGCGCGCAATCTGAGCCCGGACGACCTCGCCGCACTGACAAAATCCGGCAAGGCGCGTGTGAGCGCCGTGCCGCAGGCGACGCTTCTGTACCTCGGCCTCAACGTCAAGAATCCGAATCTGGCAAAACCGGAAGTCCAGGAAGCGATGAAGTGGCTGATCGACTATAACGGCATCCAGAGCAACGTCGCGAAGACCACCTACAAGGTGCACGAAACATTCCTGCCTGAAGGCTTTCTCGGCGTGCTGAACTCGAATCCTTACCAGCAGAATGTCGCAAAGGCCAAGGCGCTGCTGGCAAAAGCCGGGCTTCCAAACGGCTTTTCCGTGACGATGGATGTGCGCAACGGCTACCCGTACGGCGAAATTGCCGAGGCCGTGCAGGCCAATCTCGCCCAGGCCGGCATCAAGGTGCAGATCATCCCGGGCGACAACAAACAGACGCTCGCCAAGTACCGCTCGCGCTCGCACGACATCTATATCGGCGAATGGTCGGCGGACTACATCGACCCGCACAGCAATGCGCAGGGCTTCACCTGGAATCCGGACAACTCCGACAAGTCGGCCTACAAGATGCTCGCGTGGCGCAACTCGTGGAATATTCCCGATCTGACGAAGGAAACCAACGCGGCGCTCGCCGAATCGTCGACCACCAAACGCGCCGAGCTATACCAGACGATGCAGAAGCAGGTGCTTGCGAACTCTCCCTTCGTGATCATGTTCCAACAGGTCTCGCAGGTCGCCGCGCGGCCGGGCGTGACCGGGCTCGAAGTGGGTCCGATCAACGACCTTGTGTCGTATCGTGACCTGAAAAAGCAGTAA
- a CDS encoding ABC transporter permease, translating to MSTPLTTFERMRALSAESAGVRWTLRLVRWIFTLVITFTGLLAVTFVIGRKIPIDPVLAILGDRASAAAYAAARLQLGLDKPLTVQFLIYARDVLHGNFGMSLLTAHPVIEDIQRVFPATLELATLATLIGVLIGVPLGVIAAVRHNRWIDHVARFVGLVGSSVPVFWLGLMGLLLFYAKLHWVAGPGRIDPVFDGMVDTHTGSLLVDSLIAGEWDVFFNAFSHIALPAAILGYYSVAYLSRMTRSFMLEQLSQEYITTARAKGLPERRVIWRHAFGNIAVPLLTIIALTYSYLLEGSVLTEIVFAWPGIGSYLTGALLNADMNAVLGSTLVIGVTFIALNLLTDALYRVFDPRAR from the coding sequence ATGTCGACTCCGCTCACGACTTTCGAGCGCATGCGCGCGCTTTCGGCTGAAAGCGCCGGCGTGCGCTGGACCTTGCGCCTCGTGCGCTGGATCTTCACGCTCGTGATTACCTTCACCGGCTTGCTAGCGGTCACGTTCGTGATCGGCCGCAAGATACCGATCGACCCGGTACTGGCGATTCTCGGCGATCGCGCCTCGGCGGCGGCCTACGCGGCGGCGCGCCTGCAGCTCGGGCTAGACAAGCCGCTCACGGTGCAATTTCTGATCTACGCGCGCGATGTGCTGCATGGCAACTTCGGCATGTCGCTGCTGACGGCGCACCCTGTGATCGAAGACATTCAGCGCGTGTTCCCCGCGACGCTCGAACTCGCGACCCTCGCGACCCTCATCGGTGTGCTGATAGGCGTGCCGCTGGGCGTGATCGCCGCCGTGCGCCACAACCGCTGGATCGATCATGTGGCGCGCTTTGTCGGTCTCGTCGGCAGCTCCGTGCCGGTGTTCTGGCTTGGACTCATGGGACTGCTGCTGTTCTACGCGAAGCTGCACTGGGTAGCCGGTCCGGGGCGCATCGATCCCGTATTCGACGGTATGGTCGATACGCATACGGGCAGCCTGCTGGTCGACTCACTCATCGCGGGCGAATGGGACGTGTTTTTCAATGCGTTCTCCCATATCGCGCTGCCCGCGGCCATTCTCGGCTACTACTCGGTCGCTTATCTGAGCCGGATGACGCGTTCGTTCATGCTCGAGCAGTTGAGCCAGGAGTACATCACCACGGCGCGCGCAAAAGGCTTGCCCGAGCGCCGGGTGATCTGGCGTCACGCCTTCGGCAATATCGCCGTGCCGCTTCTGACCATCATCGCGCTCACTTACAGCTATCTGCTCGAAGGTTCGGTGCTGACGGAAATCGTCTTCGCCTGGCCCGGTATCGGCTCGTACCTGACGGGCGCGCTGCTGAATGCCGATATGAACGCCGTGCTTGGCAGCACGCTCGTGATCGGCGTCACGTTCATCGCACTCAATCTGCTGACCGACGCGCTCTATCGCGTGTTCGATCCGCGCGCCCGCTGA
- the nikC gene encoding nickel transporter permease has translation MNATPRRWKDWLLSDTPASRKQAALGLAYRRWRRFAGNPLSVFGFVILALLIIVAAIGPLIAPHDPLQQVLSDRLLPPGSPSHWFGTDQLGRDILSRLIYGSRLTLSIAILVVVIVVPVGLLIGTTAGFFGGWVDNALMRITDVALAFPKIVLALAFAAALGPGVMNAVIAISITAWPAYARLARAETLRLVQADFIHVARLQGASRLRILLRYIVPLCSSSVIVRATLDMAGIILTVAGLGFLGLGAQPPSPEWGYMVASGRNVLLDSWWVATIPGFAILLVSLAFNLLGDGLRDVFDPRHGS, from the coding sequence ATGAATGCCACGCCCCGACGATGGAAAGACTGGCTGCTGAGCGACACGCCCGCGTCACGCAAACAGGCCGCGCTCGGGCTCGCTTATCGGCGCTGGCGACGCTTCGCGGGCAATCCTCTGTCCGTGTTCGGCTTTGTGATTCTCGCCTTGCTGATCATCGTCGCGGCAATCGGACCGCTGATCGCGCCGCACGATCCGTTGCAGCAAGTCCTCTCCGACCGCCTTCTGCCGCCGGGTTCGCCGTCGCACTGGTTCGGCACCGACCAGCTTGGCCGCGATATCCTCTCGCGGCTCATCTACGGCTCGCGGCTCACGCTTTCGATCGCGATTCTCGTCGTGGTGATCGTGGTTCCAGTCGGCCTCCTGATCGGCACCACGGCCGGCTTCTTTGGCGGCTGGGTCGACAACGCGCTGATGCGGATCACCGACGTGGCCCTTGCGTTTCCGAAGATCGTGCTCGCGCTCGCATTCGCGGCCGCGCTGGGACCGGGTGTCATGAACGCCGTGATCGCGATTTCGATTACGGCGTGGCCGGCCTATGCACGTCTCGCGCGAGCGGAGACTTTGCGGCTCGTGCAAGCCGATTTCATTCACGTCGCGCGGTTGCAGGGCGCGTCGCGGCTGCGCATCCTGTTGCGCTATATCGTGCCGCTGTGCTCGTCGTCGGTGATCGTGCGCGCGACGCTCGATATGGCCGGCATCATTCTTACCGTCGCGGGTTTAGGGTTCCTCGGCCTCGGCGCACAACCGCCGAGCCCCGAATGGGGTTACATGGTCGCGTCGGGCCGCAACGTGCTGCTCGATTCGTGGTGGGTGGCCACCATTCCGGGCTTTGCCATTCTGCTGGTGAGCCTCGCCTTCAACCTGCTCGGCGACGGTCTGCGCGACGTCTTCGATCCTCGCCATGGAAGCTGA
- a CDS encoding ABC transporter ATP-binding protein, translated as MPADITEPLCEIDDLRIGFRGHDGELTEAVRGLSLTLHRGERLGIVGESGSGKSLSGRALLGLLPPAAQCHAKAMKFHGQDLLAMSACKRRQLCGRQMGMILQDPKYSLNPVMTVAQQMREAFDLHGPKLGRREMREKIVAALAAVHIRNPERVADAYPHELSGGMGQRVMIAMMVSSGPRLLVADEPTSALDVLVSMQVLAILDEMIEKHDTGLIFISHDLPLVMSFCDRVVVMYAGRVVETCAARDLIHAEHPYTRGLLAANPPLVNPPDELPVLKRDAAWLTQSTGASV; from the coding sequence ATGCCAGCCGATATCACCGAACCCCTGTGCGAAATCGACGACCTGCGAATCGGTTTTCGCGGCCACGACGGCGAATTGACGGAAGCCGTGCGCGGCCTGTCGCTGACGCTCCATCGCGGCGAGCGGCTTGGCATTGTCGGCGAATCCGGTTCGGGCAAATCGCTGTCCGGGCGCGCGCTGCTCGGCCTGCTGCCGCCTGCCGCGCAATGCCATGCGAAGGCGATGAAGTTCCATGGCCAGGATCTGCTGGCGATGTCGGCATGCAAGCGCCGGCAACTATGCGGCCGGCAGATGGGCATGATCCTGCAGGATCCGAAATACTCGCTGAACCCGGTGATGACCGTCGCGCAGCAGATGCGCGAAGCGTTCGACCTGCACGGCCCGAAGCTGGGCCGCCGCGAGATGCGCGAGAAGATCGTCGCGGCGCTGGCAGCGGTGCACATCCGCAATCCGGAGCGTGTCGCCGATGCGTACCCGCACGAGTTGTCGGGCGGCATGGGACAACGCGTGATGATCGCCATGATGGTGTCGTCCGGCCCGCGGCTTCTCGTCGCCGACGAGCCGACCAGCGCGCTCGACGTGCTCGTCTCGATGCAGGTGCTCGCGATTCTCGACGAAATGATCGAAAAGCACGACACGGGCCTCATTTTCATCAGCCACGACCTGCCGCTCGTCATGTCGTTCTGCGACCGCGTCGTTGTGATGTACGCGGGGCGCGTGGTGGAAACCTGTGCGGCTCGCGATCTCATCCACGCCGAGCATCCTTATACGCGCGGCCTGCTCGCGGCAAATCCCCCGCTCGTCAATCCACCCGATGAACTGCCCGTGCTGAAGCGGGACGCAGCGTGGCTCACGCAATCGACTGGAGCATCGGTATGA
- a CDS encoding ABC transporter ATP-binding protein — MIDVDALTVRFKTKTGYFEAVREASFHVGEGEVFGLVGESGSGKSTILRALTGLAPIAGGTMTIGSHVPGEKINRSFRRDVQMVFQDPYGALHPRFTVDQTLREPLSINGIDRQDKRIVDALNEVGLGPAYRFRYPHQLSGGQRQRVSIARALIVEPRVLLLDEPTSALDVSVQAEILNLLRRLHRERNLTMILVSHNLAVVGFLCSRVAVMRNGEIVEQCDIASIRAQQVEHEYTRRLLLATTGYQREPVQAIGVDAAL; from the coding sequence ATGATCGACGTCGACGCCCTGACGGTCCGCTTCAAGACAAAGACCGGTTACTTCGAGGCCGTGCGCGAGGCGAGCTTTCACGTCGGCGAAGGAGAAGTTTTCGGGCTGGTCGGCGAATCCGGATCCGGCAAGTCGACGATCCTGCGCGCGCTGACCGGCCTCGCGCCCATCGCTGGCGGCACTATGACGATCGGCTCGCACGTGCCTGGAGAAAAGATCAACCGCTCGTTTCGGCGCGACGTGCAGATGGTCTTTCAGGATCCGTACGGCGCACTGCATCCGCGTTTCACAGTGGATCAGACCTTGCGCGAACCGCTGAGCATCAACGGCATCGACCGGCAGGACAAACGCATTGTCGACGCGCTGAACGAAGTCGGGTTGGGTCCGGCGTATCGCTTTCGCTATCCGCATCAGTTGTCGGGGGGCCAGCGGCAGCGCGTCTCGATCGCACGGGCGCTGATTGTCGAACCGCGCGTGCTGCTGCTCGATGAGCCGACGTCCGCGCTCGATGTGTCCGTGCAGGCCGAGATTCTCAACCTGCTGCGGCGGCTTCATCGTGAACGCAACCTGACGATGATCCTCGTGAGCCACAATCTGGCGGTGGTCGGCTTTCTCTGCTCGCGCGTCGCGGTCATGCGTAATGGCGAGATCGTCGAGCAGTGCGATATCGCGTCCATTCGCGCGCAACAGGTCGAGCATGAGTACACGCGCCGCCTGCTGCTCGCGACTACGGGCTATCAGCGCGAGCCGGTTCAGGCGATCGGAGTGGACGCAGCGTTGTAA